One genomic window of Bacillus mycoides includes the following:
- the ctaD gene encoding cytochrome c oxidase subunit I, translating into MGAVIWDYLTTVDHKKIAILYLIAGGLFFVIGGIEALFIRLQLAIPNNAFLVGDAYNQVLTMHGTTMIFLAAMPLVFAFMNAAVPLQIGARDVAFPFLNSLGFWLFFFGGLFLNLSWFLGGAPDAGWTSYASLALASKGHGVDFYVLGLQISGIGTLIGGINFLVTIINMRAPGMTYMRMPMFTWTTFVTSSLILFAFPPLTVGLGLLMLDRLFGTSFFNPALGGNTIIWEHLFWIFGHPEVYILILPAFGIFSEIFATFSKKRLFGYSSMVFATVLIGFLGFMVWAHHMFTVGLGPVANAIFSVATMAIAVPTGIKIFNWLFTMWGGSIRFTTPMMWAVAFIPSFVMGGVTGVMLASAPADYQFHDNYFVVAHFHYVIVGGVVFGLLAGAHYYWPLMFNKVLNETLGKITFWLFFIGFHLTFFIQHFLGLIGMPRRYYTYLEGQGLEVGNMVSSIGAVFMALGTIVLLFNVIKTTVSKEKAGRDPWDARTLEWTMPAPTPEYNFKQLPFVRGLDPFWIEKREGNKEMTAAEPVGDIHMPNASFSPFIISLGLFIAAFGAMYMQGGKDKFWLLVAIIGLIITFGTMFLRSVIDDHGYHIHKEDLEDKGGKA; encoded by the coding sequence ATGGGTGCTGTCATATGGGATTATTTAACGACAGTAGACCATAAAAAGATTGCCATTCTCTATTTAATTGCAGGTGGATTGTTTTTTGTAATAGGTGGAATAGAAGCACTATTTATTCGCCTGCAGTTAGCGATTCCTAACAATGCTTTTCTTGTTGGGGATGCTTATAATCAAGTATTAACGATGCACGGTACAACAATGATTTTCCTCGCAGCTATGCCACTCGTGTTTGCATTTATGAACGCCGCTGTGCCACTTCAAATTGGAGCACGTGATGTGGCGTTCCCGTTTTTGAATTCGCTCGGATTTTGGTTATTCTTCTTTGGTGGATTATTTTTAAATTTAAGTTGGTTTTTAGGAGGCGCGCCTGATGCAGGGTGGACATCGTATGCATCTTTAGCTTTAGCCTCTAAAGGACATGGTGTTGATTTTTATGTACTCGGCTTGCAAATATCAGGTATTGGTACATTAATTGGAGGTATTAACTTCCTTGTTACAATTATTAATATGCGCGCGCCAGGGATGACGTACATGCGCATGCCGATGTTTACATGGACAACATTTGTAACATCTTCACTTATATTATTTGCATTTCCACCGTTAACTGTAGGGTTAGGGCTTTTAATGTTAGATCGTTTATTTGGCACAAGTTTCTTTAATCCGGCACTAGGTGGGAACACGATTATATGGGAGCATTTATTCTGGATCTTCGGTCATCCAGAAGTATACATTCTTATACTCCCAGCTTTCGGAATATTCTCAGAAATCTTTGCTACATTTTCGAAGAAACGATTATTCGGTTATTCCTCGATGGTGTTCGCGACTGTATTAATTGGATTTTTAGGCTTTATGGTATGGGCGCATCATATGTTCACCGTCGGTCTTGGTCCTGTTGCAAATGCCATCTTCTCAGTTGCAACAATGGCGATTGCAGTTCCGACAGGTATTAAAATATTTAACTGGCTCTTTACAATGTGGGGCGGAAGTATTCGGTTTACAACACCTATGATGTGGGCAGTAGCTTTTATTCCATCATTCGTTATGGGTGGAGTTACTGGAGTTATGCTTGCGTCGGCACCAGCCGATTATCAATTTCATGATAATTATTTCGTAGTAGCACACTTCCATTATGTAATTGTCGGTGGTGTTGTATTTGGTTTACTTGCAGGTGCGCATTATTATTGGCCACTTATGTTCAATAAAGTATTAAATGAAACGTTAGGGAAAATAACGTTTTGGTTATTCTTTATCGGTTTCCATTTAACGTTCTTTATCCAACATTTCCTTGGTTTAATCGGTATGCCTCGTCGTTATTACACATATTTAGAGGGGCAAGGATTAGAGGTTGGAAATATGGTTAGTTCAATTGGAGCAGTTTTCATGGCTCTTGGAACGATCGTTCTTTTGTTCAATGTTATAAAAACAACAGTATCAAAAGAAAAAGCTGGTCGTGATCCATGGGATGCGCGTACATTAGAGTGGACAATGCCAGCGCCTACACCGGAATACAATTTCAAACAATTACCATTTGTTCGTGGATTAGATCCATTTTGGATTGAAAAACGTGAGGGTAATAAAGAGATGACAGCGGCGGAACCAGTCGGTGATATTCATATGCCGAATGCTTCATTTTCACCATTTATCATTTCTCTAGGTCTATTTATAGCCGCTTTCGGTGCGATGTATATGCAGGGCGGCAAAGATAAATTTTGGTTATTAGTAGCAATTATCGGTTTAATCATTACATTTGGCACAATGTTCCTACGTTCAGTAATTGATGATCATGGATATCATATTCATAAGGAAGATTTAGAGGATAAGGGGGGCAAGGCATAA
- the coxB gene encoding cytochrome c oxidase subunit II, producing the protein MKKQWRLLSFVSLLALLLGGCGKAFQSTLIPQGEVAKMQYDLLLLASAIMVGVVLVVTIIFLYVIVRFRQKKGEEDYIPEQVEGNHKLEIIWTVIPIILLLILAVPTVTYTFKLADVSAMEKKNIDKDTIVVDVTANLYWWEFSYKSEKIVTSQDLVIPTGKKVYLNLKGADIKHSFWVPSLAGKMDTNTDNVNKMWLKADKSGTYNGFCTEFCGPSHSLMQFKVKALDESEYKKWLADMKKIDGKKEVASTKAQEGQEIFNKSCIGCHAVGSNDSRPPSARIAPNLANFADRDMVAGIAENNEENLKKWLKDPENMKPGNKMTGKYGNLTDDQINALNAYLQTLKIEK; encoded by the coding sequence ATGAAGAAACAGTGGCGACTGCTTTCGTTCGTTTCACTGCTGGCTTTACTGTTAGGGGGATGCGGTAAAGCTTTTCAGTCTACTTTAATTCCGCAAGGGGAAGTAGCAAAAATGCAATATGATTTGCTCTTACTAGCGAGTGCAATCATGGTAGGAGTAGTACTTGTAGTTACTATTATTTTCTTATATGTAATTGTGCGTTTCCGACAAAAAAAAGGTGAGGAAGATTATATTCCAGAGCAAGTTGAAGGAAATCACAAACTAGAAATTATATGGACAGTTATTCCGATTATTCTTTTGTTAATCTTGGCTGTTCCGACTGTTACATATACATTCAAGCTTGCTGATGTAAGTGCGATGGAGAAAAAGAATATTGATAAAGATACTATCGTTGTTGATGTAACAGCGAATCTTTATTGGTGGGAATTTTCTTACAAATCAGAAAAAATAGTAACTTCTCAAGATTTAGTTATCCCCACAGGTAAGAAAGTGTATTTGAATTTGAAGGGTGCCGATATTAAACACTCGTTTTGGGTTCCATCTTTAGCTGGGAAAATGGATACAAATACAGATAATGTAAACAAAATGTGGTTAAAGGCAGATAAATCGGGCACTTATAATGGTTTTTGTACAGAATTTTGTGGCCCATCACATTCTTTAATGCAGTTCAAAGTGAAAGCTCTGGATGAAAGCGAGTACAAAAAGTGGCTTGCTGACATGAAGAAAATTGATGGGAAAAAAGAAGTAGCTTCTACAAAGGCGCAAGAGGGTCAAGAAATATTTAATAAAAGCTGTATTGGTTGTCATGCAGTTGGATCAAATGATAGTAGACCACCTTCTGCTCGTATCGCACCGAACTTAGCAAACTTTGCAGATCGCGATATGGTTGCTGGTATTGCCGAAAATAATGAAGAGAACTTAAAAAAATGGCTCAAAGATCCTGAAAATATGAAACCAGGTAATAAAATGACTGGTAAATATGGCAACTTAACGGATGATCAAATTAATGCATTAAATGCATATTTACAAACGTTAAAGATTGAAAAGTAA
- the ctaB gene encoding protoheme IX farnesyltransferase, with amino-acid sequence MNHATSELHDESAVSSVPETTRLQDLSALVKMGIVNSNTLTVFTGFWLALYFNGLSVMDNLDKLFFTIVGSALIMAGVCCLNNYIDRDIDPLMERTKNRPTVTGKYKPGFALAFGLVILLLGFVFLLLTTPMAVLIAFIGAFTYVVLYTLWTKRKYTLNTVVGSISGAVPPLIGWAAIDPSLSHPIAWMLFLIMFIWQIPHFLALAMKRVDEYRNAGIPMLPVVQGFDITKRQIMIWTVCLLPLPFYMSGLGITFMVIATLLNIGWIALGLYGFRKQDDIKWSVKMFVYSLNYLTILFVSMIVVTFF; translated from the coding sequence ATGAACCATGCAACAAGTGAGCTGCATGATGAGTCAGCTGTTTCAAGTGTACCGGAAACAACTCGGTTACAAGATTTATCAGCGCTCGTTAAAATGGGTATTGTAAACTCAAATACACTTACTGTATTTACAGGATTTTGGTTGGCTTTATATTTTAATGGATTGAGTGTTATGGACAATCTGGATAAGTTGTTTTTCACAATCGTTGGTTCTGCATTAATTATGGCTGGGGTATGTTGTTTAAATAACTACATTGACCGAGATATCGATCCATTAATGGAAAGAACAAAAAACCGTCCAACGGTAACAGGTAAATATAAACCTGGCTTTGCACTTGCATTTGGACTTGTAATTTTACTTCTTGGCTTTGTATTTTTATTACTTACGACACCGATGGCAGTATTAATCGCATTTATTGGTGCCTTCACATATGTAGTTTTATATACATTATGGACGAAGAGAAAATATACGTTAAATACTGTTGTGGGTAGTATATCAGGAGCAGTTCCACCTTTAATTGGATGGGCGGCAATTGATCCGTCTTTAAGTCATCCAATTGCTTGGATGTTATTTTTAATTATGTTTATTTGGCAAATCCCACATTTCCTCGCATTAGCGATGAAGCGTGTTGATGAATATCGAAATGCAGGAATCCCAATGCTTCCTGTTGTACAGGGATTTGATATTACGAAACGTCAGATTATGATTTGGACAGTATGTTTATTACCACTACCATTTTATATGAGTGGGCTTGGAATAACATTCATGGTAATTGCAACATTGCTTAACATCGGATGGATCGCATTAGGGCTTTATGGCTTCCGTAAGCAAGATGACATCAAATGGTCCGTAAAAATGTTTGTTTATTCCCTGAATTACTTAACAATCTTATTTGTGTCAATGATTGTAGTTACATTCTTCTAA
- the ctaA gene encoding heme A synthase: MQRFIKWLAVITSLDLLVVLLGGALVTKTGSGQGCGKSWPLCNGEWFPSNLSMETIIELSHRLTSGSAGILVTLLCILSWKYYKHVRETKTLAILSFVFLVAQALMGAAAVVWGQMPAVLAIHFGISLISFASVILLTCLIFEIDQKFDARSLIMDKKMKFHIYGVTIYSYIVVYTGALVRHERATLACPDFPLCSKNRPMPTQLHEWVQMGHRVAAMLIFVWILYAMFIAIRHYKQQRVVYWGWIISFILVTLQAIVGILVVFTNASLAMALLHSLFISCLFAVLCYLVMLGTRSTFNAKEAESTSKQTK; the protein is encoded by the coding sequence TTGCAACGCTTTATTAAATGGTTAGCAGTCATTACAAGTCTCGATTTATTAGTAGTTTTACTAGGAGGCGCTTTAGTTACAAAAACAGGTTCAGGCCAAGGATGCGGTAAATCATGGCCACTTTGTAACGGTGAATGGTTTCCATCTAATTTATCAATGGAAACTATTATTGAGCTAAGTCACCGCTTAACATCGGGATCAGCAGGAATCCTTGTTACTCTTCTTTGTATCTTGTCCTGGAAATATTATAAACATGTGCGCGAAACAAAAACGTTAGCAATTTTATCCTTCGTATTTTTAGTTGCACAAGCATTAATGGGGGCGGCAGCAGTTGTTTGGGGACAAATGCCTGCAGTATTAGCTATTCACTTCGGTATTTCCTTAATTTCATTTGCTTCTGTCATCTTGTTAACGTGTCTTATTTTTGAAATTGATCAGAAATTTGATGCACGTTCACTTATTATGGACAAAAAAATGAAATTTCATATTTATGGTGTAACAATTTACAGTTATATTGTTGTCTACACAGGAGCTTTAGTACGTCACGAACGAGCTACCTTAGCCTGTCCAGACTTCCCTTTATGTAGTAAAAACAGACCTATGCCAACTCAACTACATGAGTGGGTCCAAATGGGGCATAGAGTTGCAGCGATGTTAATATTCGTTTGGATACTTTACGCGATGTTTATAGCTATTCGTCATTACAAGCAGCAGCGTGTAGTATACTGGGGATGGATTATTTCATTTATCCTTGTTACACTTCAAGCTATAGTAGGGATTTTAGTCGTATTTACAAATGCTAGTTTAGCAATGGCATTATTACATTCACTCTTCATTTCTTGCCTGTTTGCTGTACTATGCTATTTAGTTATGTTGGGTACAAGAAGTACATTCAATGCAAAAGAAGCTGAATCAACTTCTAAGCAAACAAAATAA